In Paenibacillus sp. 1781tsa1, one DNA window encodes the following:
- a CDS encoding ABC-F family ATP-binding cassette domain-containing protein, with translation MLLQVSGIIKRFGVDPILDGVNLQILERERIGLVGVNGAGKSTLLKIVAGEMSYDGGQIFKSKETTLGYLAQNSGLQSDRSIWEEMMNVFAHLTQAEADLRQMERDIADPAQMEDEKKYADLLERYAKRSDWFKDHGGYEMETRIRSVLHGMGFGEFSPDTPIATLSGGQKTRLALARILLQAPDLLMLDEPTNYLDIATLTWLEDYLRGYSGALLVVSHDRYFLDRLVTTIVEIERHRSKKYTGNYSRYMELKAAEYETQMKQYEKQQGEISKMEDFVQKNIVRASTTKRAQSRRKALDKMERLDKPMGDLKKAHFSFETAVMSGKEVLRVDQLSVAYDEASPLFRNVSFDLRRGETVALIGPNGIGKSTMLKCLTGSLRPVSGDIQWGTKVQIGYYDQEQTGLNPSNTVLEELWSAYPGMEEARIRTVLGNFLFSGDDVLKKISSLSGGEKARVSLSKLMLKEANMLILDEPTNHLDLFAKEVLEAALMDYEGTLLFISHDRYFLNKMAERIVELHPGGTEHYLGNYDDYVEKKQELEDIAREAAEARQASSKNSSKSDLSTATTEKSGAASFEAEKQAKREERNRQRKQEALEQQIAELETKITELEEQMALPEIYQDYMKLQELQQQSEERKAELTKAYEDWEELAME, from the coding sequence ATGCTGCTGCAAGTATCCGGAATTATCAAACGTTTTGGTGTCGATCCAATCCTGGACGGCGTGAACTTACAAATATTAGAACGCGAGCGCATCGGCCTCGTTGGTGTAAACGGTGCAGGAAAATCCACTTTGCTTAAAATTGTAGCCGGTGAAATGTCCTATGACGGAGGACAGATTTTCAAATCCAAAGAAACCACGCTCGGTTACCTGGCTCAGAACAGCGGGCTGCAATCCGATCGCAGCATCTGGGAAGAAATGATGAACGTGTTCGCTCACCTGACACAGGCTGAAGCTGATTTGCGTCAGATGGAACGCGATATTGCCGACCCTGCCCAGATGGAAGACGAGAAAAAGTACGCGGACCTGCTGGAACGTTATGCGAAACGCTCCGACTGGTTCAAGGACCATGGCGGTTATGAGATGGAAACCCGCATTCGCAGCGTACTGCACGGGATGGGATTCGGCGAATTTTCGCCAGACACCCCCATTGCTACGCTGAGCGGCGGGCAGAAGACGCGCCTCGCGCTTGCTCGTATTTTGCTTCAGGCACCCGATCTGCTCATGCTGGACGAGCCTACCAACTATCTTGATATCGCCACCCTTACATGGTTGGAAGATTATCTGAGAGGGTATTCAGGCGCACTGCTCGTGGTATCCCATGACCGGTACTTCCTCGATCGGCTCGTAACGACCATCGTAGAGATCGAACGGCATCGCTCCAAAAAATATACGGGCAATTACAGCCGTTATATGGAACTCAAAGCTGCCGAATATGAGACTCAGATGAAGCAATATGAGAAACAACAGGGTGAAATCTCCAAGATGGAAGATTTTGTCCAGAAAAATATTGTACGTGCATCGACGACCAAACGGGCTCAAAGCCGCCGCAAGGCCCTCGACAAAATGGAGCGTCTTGATAAACCGATGGGAGATTTGAAAAAAGCCCACTTTTCCTTCGAAACAGCCGTTATGTCCGGCAAGGAAGTACTTCGTGTGGATCAGCTGTCCGTTGCTTATGACGAGGCTTCTCCATTGTTCCGCAATGTATCCTTCGATCTGCGACGCGGAGAAACCGTTGCTCTGATTGGACCAAACGGTATTGGTAAATCCACCATGCTGAAGTGTCTCACCGGAAGTTTACGTCCGGTATCCGGGGATATCCAATGGGGAACGAAAGTCCAGATTGGATATTATGATCAGGAACAGACGGGGCTCAATCCGTCTAACACGGTTCTGGAAGAACTGTGGAGTGCCTATCCCGGGATGGAAGAAGCACGCATTCGGACCGTACTCGGGAACTTTTTGTTCAGCGGTGACGATGTGCTCAAGAAAATCTCCTCCCTCAGCGGCGGTGAGAAAGCACGTGTCTCTCTCTCCAAGCTGATGCTGAAGGAAGCCAACATGCTCATTCTGGATGAGCCTACGAACCATCTCGACCTGTTTGCCAAAGAAGTGCTGGAAGCGGCGTTAATGGATTATGAAGGTACCCTGCTGTTCATTTCCCATGACCGATACTTCCTCAACAAAATGGCCGAGCGCATTGTCGAGCTTCATCCAGGTGGAACGGAACACTATCTTGGAAATTATGATGATTATGTGGAGAAGAAACAGGAGCTTGAGGACATCGCACGCGAAGCTGCTGAGGCACGTCAGGCATCATCCAAGAACTCGTCCAAATCCGATCTGAGTACAGCCACAACCGAAAAATCTGGAGCGGCTTCATTTGAAGCAGAAAAACAAGCAAAGCGTGAGGAGCGCAACCGACAACGCAAGCAGGAAGCTCTGGAACAACAGATTGCGGAACTGGAAACGAAGATTACAGAGCTTGAGGAGCAGATGGCTCTGCCTGAAATCTATCAGGATTATATGAAGCTGCAAGAACTCCAACAACAATCGGAGGAGCGGAAGGCAGAGCTCACCAAGGCATATGAGGACTGGGAAGAACTAGCTATGGAATAG
- the moaC gene encoding cyclic pyranopterin monophosphate synthase MoaC has product MSSEVNNGQASGGKLTHFNEQGRARMVDISGKEITVRTAVAVTKVTMNPDTLEAIRAGRIGKGDVLAVAQIAGIQGAKKTSDWIPMCHPLALTGVDIRFHDNGVDELHIEVTVKTEGKTGVEMEALTAASAAALTVYDMCKAMQKDMIIGPTMLNSKSGGKNGDYSR; this is encoded by the coding sequence TTGAGTTCAGAAGTGAACAACGGCCAGGCTTCGGGTGGCAAACTGACCCATTTTAATGAACAGGGGCGGGCCCGGATGGTTGATATTTCGGGTAAGGAAATTACCGTGCGTACGGCTGTGGCCGTAACCAAGGTGACGATGAATCCAGATACACTGGAAGCGATTCGGGCGGGCCGAATCGGCAAAGGTGATGTTCTGGCTGTGGCTCAGATTGCCGGGATTCAAGGTGCGAAGAAAACGTCGGACTGGATTCCGATGTGCCATCCGCTGGCACTGACGGGTGTGGATATTCGGTTTCATGATAACGGAGTGGATGAATTACACATTGAAGTTACTGTCAAAACCGAAGGCAAAACGGGTGTTGAGATGGAGGCGCTCACGGCTGCCTCGGCTGCAGCACTGACGGTCTATGACATGTGCAAGGCCATGCAAAAAGATATGATTATCGGTCCAACCATGCTGAATTCCAAGAGTGGTGGCAAAAACGGTGATTACAGCCGATAG
- a CDS encoding NAD(P)/FAD-dependent oxidoreductase — MYDVLVIGAGQAGLAAGYYLQRSGFNFLIVDAASSMGESWRKRYDSLRLFTPRMYDGLPGMPLSGNENDLPSKDEIADYFENYAKQMELPVKLNCEISRLSKQDEVYYAETNDGIIEARNIIVATGPFQTKNVPPFAKSLSENIVQLHSSEYQNSSQLLPGTTVVVGGGNSGAQIAVELVSDDRQTVYISIARNITFRPLHIMKRSIFWYFEKLGILRASADRMVGKWLRNQPEYVYGYELKKLMTQGKVNMRPRAVNAIDDRILYEDGSETRIDNMIWATGFKRNDGWIDIHTAFDSKGEIIHERGVSPIAGLYYVGLPWQTSRGSALLGWVKYDAQKIVSHVIQR; from the coding sequence ATGTACGATGTATTGGTTATCGGGGCTGGGCAAGCTGGGTTGGCAGCAGGTTACTATCTTCAGAGGTCGGGGTTCAACTTTTTAATCGTTGACGCTGCTTCATCTATGGGGGAATCTTGGCGTAAACGGTACGATTCCTTGCGTCTGTTTACCCCGCGAATGTATGATGGGTTACCGGGAATGCCGCTTAGTGGAAACGAAAATGATCTGCCAAGCAAAGATGAAATTGCAGATTATTTTGAAAACTATGCTAAACAAATGGAGCTTCCAGTAAAGTTAAACTGTGAAATCTCCCGTCTCTCGAAGCAAGACGAGGTGTACTATGCTGAAACCAATGATGGAATAATTGAAGCGCGCAATATTATCGTTGCGACGGGGCCTTTCCAGACTAAGAATGTTCCACCTTTTGCAAAGTCGTTATCCGAGAATATAGTTCAACTTCACTCATCGGAATATCAAAATAGCTCTCAATTGCTGCCTGGGACAACAGTAGTTGTAGGCGGAGGGAATTCAGGCGCCCAAATCGCTGTAGAGTTAGTATCAGATGATAGACAAACGGTATACATATCCATAGCTCGAAATATTACCTTTAGGCCATTGCATATCATGAAACGAAGTATATTCTGGTATTTTGAAAAGCTCGGAATATTACGTGCAAGTGCGGATCGTATGGTTGGAAAATGGTTGCGGAATCAGCCAGAGTACGTCTATGGCTATGAGTTAAAAAAATTAATGACCCAGGGGAAAGTTAACATGCGCCCACGTGCCGTTAATGCAATAGATGACCGCATCCTATATGAGGATGGTAGTGAGACAAGAATAGACAATATGATCTGGGCGACTGGATTTAAGCGAAATGATGGTTGGATCGATATCCATACTGCTTTTGATTCAAAAGGTGAAATTATACACGAGAGAGGCGTATCACCGATTGCTGGACTGTACTATGTTGGACTACCTTGGCAAACATCACGGGGTTCAGCGCTATTGGGATGGGTCAAGTACGATGCTCAGAAGATCGTTAGTCATGTGATTCAAAGGTAA
- the tatA gene encoding twin-arginine translocase TatA/TatE family subunit: protein MFSSIGPTGFILLAVIALLLFGPNKLPELGRAVGRTFREFKEGAREIISEDDSSNRKEQEKAKPLAAESTPADKPADKRLPE from the coding sequence ATGTTTAGTTCCATTGGACCAACTGGTTTTATTTTGCTGGCCGTGATTGCGTTGTTGTTGTTTGGACCCAACAAACTTCCGGAACTGGGACGTGCAGTTGGGCGTACCTTCCGTGAATTCAAAGAGGGCGCTCGCGAGATTATCTCTGAGGATGACTCGTCCAATCGCAAAGAGCAGGAGAAGGCGAAACCGCTGGCGGCTGAGAGCACACCTGCAGACAAGCCTGCTGATAAACGCCTGCCGGAATAA
- a CDS encoding 5-formyltetrahydrofolate cyclo-ligase, protein MQDHAELKSQLRSRLRQSRDLMDESMRQQAMTKINAGVKRELERLRQAKSKVVNRPLVIFSYLSYGSEASTAFLFQEGWKHGDVMFAPKVLANPPRMELRRVTGEQDLEPGIWGIPEPKDSCEVLNPEDWSDIDLVLVPGLGYDLHGGRIGYGGGYYDRFAETLAATCVMTGKKPLMAAMVLPGQLQEEIPMDLLDLRMDLLITTEGILHIE, encoded by the coding sequence ATGCAGGATCATGCGGAACTGAAAAGTCAGCTTCGATCCAGACTGAGACAGAGCCGTGATCTGATGGATGAGAGCATGCGTCAGCAGGCAATGACTAAGATTAACGCTGGAGTGAAGCGGGAGCTGGAGCGCCTTAGACAGGCCAAGAGTAAGGTCGTGAACAGACCACTCGTCATATTCAGTTATTTGTCCTATGGAAGCGAAGCATCCACAGCTTTTCTGTTTCAAGAGGGCTGGAAACATGGAGATGTGATGTTTGCACCGAAAGTGTTGGCGAATCCACCTCGAATGGAGCTACGGCGAGTGACCGGAGAACAGGATCTAGAGCCAGGCATATGGGGGATACCGGAACCCAAGGATTCCTGTGAAGTTCTCAATCCTGAAGATTGGTCGGATATCGATCTCGTACTGGTACCGGGGCTTGGTTATGATCTGCATGGAGGGCGTATTGGTTATGGTGGCGGTTATTATGATCGTTTTGCCGAGACGCTTGCAGCAACATGTGTGATGACGGGCAAGAAACCTTTGATGGCTGCGATGGTATTGCCGGGTCAGTTGCAAGAGGAGATCCCGATGGACCTGCTCGATCTGCGGATGGATCTGTTGATAACAACCGAAGGTATATTACATATCGAATAA
- a CDS encoding 2-isopropylmalate synthase, with amino-acid sequence MTTINNKRMIEIFDTTLRDGEQAPGASLQPEQKIELAHQLASLGIDVIEPGFPISSPGEFAAVQAISRQLQNVEICGFARAVKGDIDAAVQATADAARRRIHLFISSSDIHIEHQLRRPRSEVVATAREMVSYARQFTDIVEFTAMDAARTKMDDLIEMVEVAIEAGASIINLPDTVGYALPHEYGEMFRRVREGARGGDQVRYSAHCHNDLGLAVANSLAAIANGASQIEVTINGIGERTGNCALEELIMALETRGDAIGATTNIKLNQLYETSRQISRAMHFPIAYNKPVVGRNAFQHESGIHQDGLLKNRSTYEIMDPEALGIPRSMIILGKHSGRHALKDRVRKYGFEPDEQQMEQLYEVFKETADQQKVVSDDQLLQMVSQTMNIPAQDYELVELQVTAGSMTDRMAAVRIRTSAGEQSYSAVGGGPVDATIRAIGQSISDDIAFVDMEMHALSGGEGASAEAVVTVERAGREFRGTATHNDIVMAAGLAYVAACNAAGLKAEPSEHHEQAHA; translated from the coding sequence ATGACAACGATTAATAACAAACGTATGATTGAAATTTTTGATACAACGCTGCGCGATGGAGAACAGGCACCGGGAGCGAGTCTGCAACCCGAGCAAAAGATCGAACTGGCACACCAACTGGCTTCTCTGGGTATCGACGTCATTGAGCCTGGATTCCCGATCTCCAGTCCAGGTGAGTTCGCGGCGGTTCAGGCGATTTCGAGACAATTGCAGAACGTAGAGATCTGTGGATTTGCGCGTGCGGTCAAAGGTGATATTGATGCGGCCGTTCAAGCAACAGCGGATGCAGCACGGCGCCGAATTCACCTGTTTATTTCTTCCTCGGATATTCATATAGAGCATCAGCTGCGTCGTCCCCGTAGTGAAGTGGTGGCTACCGCTCGTGAGATGGTATCGTATGCACGCCAGTTCACGGACATCGTAGAGTTCACTGCTATGGATGCGGCTCGTACCAAGATGGACGATCTGATTGAAATGGTTGAAGTGGCTATTGAAGCTGGAGCAAGTATTATCAACCTGCCGGATACGGTCGGTTATGCTCTGCCACATGAGTATGGCGAGATGTTCCGCCGTGTACGTGAGGGTGCAAGAGGCGGCGATCAGGTTCGCTATAGTGCACACTGTCACAATGATCTGGGCCTGGCCGTAGCGAATAGTTTGGCCGCAATTGCCAATGGGGCTTCCCAGATTGAAGTGACGATTAATGGTATCGGAGAACGGACGGGGAACTGTGCACTGGAAGAACTGATTATGGCGCTGGAGACCCGGGGAGATGCAATTGGTGCAACGACCAACATTAAGCTGAACCAGCTGTATGAGACTTCTCGTCAGATTAGCCGTGCCATGCACTTCCCGATTGCATACAACAAACCGGTGGTGGGACGTAATGCATTCCAGCATGAATCCGGCATCCATCAGGATGGTCTGCTGAAGAATCGGAGCACTTATGAGATTATGGACCCGGAGGCGCTGGGTATCCCACGCAGCATGATTATTCTGGGCAAACACTCCGGTCGTCACGCCCTGAAGGATCGGGTTCGCAAATACGGTTTTGAGCCGGATGAGCAACAGATGGAGCAATTGTATGAGGTGTTTAAAGAAACCGCAGACCAGCAAAAAGTGGTCAGTGACGACCAGTTGCTGCAGATGGTTAGCCAAACCATGAATATTCCTGCACAGGATTATGAGCTGGTTGAATTGCAGGTGACGGCGGGCAGCATGACGGATCGAATGGCTGCAGTTCGTATTCGCACAAGTGCAGGAGAACAGTCCTATTCTGCCGTTGGCGGGGGACCCGTGGATGCAACCATTCGTGCCATTGGTCAGAGCATTTCCGACGATATTGCATTTGTCGATATGGAGATGCATGCCTTGAGTGGGGGAGAGGGTGCAAGCGCGGAGGCTGTAGTTACTGTGGAGCGTGCAGGACGTGAGTTCCGGGGAACGGCAACACATAATGATATCGTCATGGCTGCCGGTTTGGCTTATGTAGCGGCCTGCAATGCTGCTGGGCTGAAGGCGGAGCCTTCCGAACATCATGAACAAGCACACGCGTAG
- the tsaD gene encoding tRNA (adenosine(37)-N6)-threonylcarbamoyltransferase complex transferase subunit TsaD, whose amino-acid sequence MNELNEKINSAPSYILAVETSCDETSVAVVKDGREVLSNLISSQIETHKAFGGVVPEVASRKHVEVITLMLEQAIEQSGIRPRDLSAIAVTQGPGLVGALLVGIVAAKTLAMALGKPLIGTHHIAGHIYANRLTHELQYPAMALVVSGGHTELVHMESEGKFKLIGRTRDDAVGEAYDKVARALGCPYPGGPHVDRMASEAEDVVPLPRVWLEAGSYDFSLSGLKSAVLNALNQAKMRGETLEPSAVARGFQEAVIEVLVEKAVRAVREYGSKQLLLCGGVAANRGLRSALQERCTKEGLELLIPPMEYCTDNAAMIGAAAYLKWQRGEISEFDAKADPGLSLEAWSVQSL is encoded by the coding sequence ATGAACGAACTCAATGAAAAAATAAATTCTGCACCATCCTACATTTTGGCGGTGGAGACAAGCTGTGATGAAACATCGGTAGCTGTAGTTAAGGACGGACGGGAAGTGCTGTCCAATCTGATCTCAAGTCAGATCGAGACGCATAAGGCATTTGGTGGTGTGGTCCCTGAAGTGGCTTCACGTAAACACGTTGAAGTCATTACGTTGATGCTGGAACAGGCGATTGAGCAGTCCGGCATTCGTCCGCGTGATCTGAGTGCGATTGCTGTGACACAAGGCCCGGGACTGGTTGGGGCATTGCTGGTAGGAATCGTTGCGGCCAAAACGCTGGCAATGGCACTGGGCAAACCGCTCATTGGCACACACCATATTGCCGGGCATATTTATGCCAACCGACTTACCCATGAACTGCAATACCCGGCGATGGCACTGGTCGTATCCGGTGGACATACAGAACTCGTGCATATGGAATCCGAGGGCAAGTTCAAGTTGATTGGTCGTACGCGAGATGATGCCGTAGGCGAAGCCTATGACAAAGTAGCACGTGCATTGGGCTGTCCTTATCCGGGAGGTCCGCATGTGGACCGGATGGCGTCTGAAGCGGAGGATGTGGTACCACTACCACGGGTATGGCTGGAAGCAGGTTCGTATGATTTCAGTCTCAGTGGTCTGAAGTCTGCTGTACTGAATGCGCTCAATCAGGCTAAAATGCGCGGAGAAACCTTGGAGCCGTCTGCAGTTGCACGTGGTTTCCAGGAAGCTGTCATAGAAGTGCTGGTGGAGAAAGCCGTAAGAGCAGTGCGTGAGTATGGTTCAAAACAATTGCTGTTGTGCGGTGGTGTTGCCGCCAACAGGGGATTGCGTTCAGCACTACAGGAGCGATGCACGAAGGAAGGGCTTGAGCTGTTAATCCCGCCAATGGAGTATTGTACGGATAATGCGGCCATGATTGGAGCGGCTGCGTATCTGAAATGGCAGCGGGGAGAAATCTCTGAATTTGATGCCAAAGCTGATCCCGGGCTTTCCCTGGAAGCATGGTCCGTTCAGTCCTTATAG
- the groES gene encoding co-chaperone GroES — MIRPLGERVLVEPLEQEQTTSFGIVLPDSAKEKPQEGRIIAVGAGALKDGVRVALEVKEGDRVIFSKYAGTEIKFEGKEYLIMKESDIHAILD; from the coding sequence ATGATCAGACCTTTAGGTGAACGCGTATTGGTAGAACCACTGGAGCAAGAGCAAACAACTTCTTTCGGGATCGTACTCCCGGACTCCGCCAAAGAAAAACCGCAAGAGGGTAGAATCATTGCAGTTGGCGCAGGAGCATTGAAAGACGGCGTACGTGTGGCTCTGGAAGTGAAAGAAGGAGATCGCGTTATTTTCTCCAAATATGCCGGTACAGAAATCAAGTTCGAAGGTAAAGAATATTTGATTATGAAAGAAAGCGATATTCACGCGATTCTCGACTAA
- the groL gene encoding chaperonin GroEL (60 kDa chaperone family; promotes refolding of misfolded polypeptides especially under stressful conditions; forms two stacked rings of heptamers to form a barrel-shaped 14mer; ends can be capped by GroES; misfolded proteins enter the barrel where they are refolded when GroES binds), protein MAKDIKFSEDARRSMLRGVDALANAVKVTLGPKGRNVVLEKKFGSPLITNDGVTIAKEIELEDAFENMGAQLVKEVATKTNDVAGDGTTTATVLAQALITEGLKNVTAGASPIGIRKGIDKAVKAAVAELQSISKPVETKQSIAQVAAISAADEEVGELIAEAMEKVGKDGVITVEESRGFATELEVVEGMQFDRGYISPYMITDTDKMEAVLDNPYILITDKKISSTQDILPLLEKIVQQGKPLVLIAEDIEGEALAMLVVNKLRGTFNAVAVKAPGFGDRRKAMLQDIAALTGGQLITEELGLDLKSAVVEQLGTARQIRVTKENTIIVDGAGNKSDIDARVSQIRTQLEETTSEFDKEKLQERLAKLSGGVAVIKVGAATETELKERKLRIEDALNATRAAVEEGIVSGGGTALMNVYNAVAGVALSGDEQTGVNIVLRALEAPIRTIAANAGEEGSVIVERLKKEQTGVGFNAATGEWVNMIEAGIVDPAKVTRYALQNAASVAAMFLTTEAVIADKPEPAGAGGGMPDMGGMGGMGGMM, encoded by the coding sequence ATGGCTAAAGACATTAAATTCAGTGAAGACGCTCGTCGCTCCATGCTTCGTGGTGTGGATGCATTGGCTAATGCAGTAAAAGTAACACTCGGTCCTAAAGGCCGTAACGTGGTTCTGGAGAAAAAATTCGGAAGCCCACTCATCACTAACGATGGTGTAACGATTGCTAAAGAAATCGAACTGGAAGATGCATTCGAGAACATGGGTGCACAACTGGTTAAAGAAGTAGCTACTAAAACCAACGATGTTGCCGGTGACGGTACTACAACAGCAACTGTACTCGCGCAAGCGCTGATCACAGAAGGTCTGAAAAACGTAACTGCAGGCGCTAGCCCAATCGGTATCCGTAAAGGGATCGACAAAGCGGTTAAAGCTGCGGTTGCTGAATTGCAATCCATCTCCAAACCGGTTGAAACCAAACAATCTATCGCACAAGTTGCAGCAATCTCTGCAGCTGACGAAGAAGTAGGCGAACTGATCGCTGAAGCTATGGAAAAAGTAGGTAAAGACGGCGTTATCACTGTAGAAGAATCCCGCGGATTCGCTACGGAGCTTGAAGTGGTTGAAGGTATGCAATTCGACCGTGGATACATCTCTCCTTACATGATCACAGACACGGACAAAATGGAAGCTGTTTTGGACAATCCGTACATCTTGATCACAGACAAAAAAATCTCCAGCACGCAAGACATCTTGCCATTGCTTGAGAAAATCGTTCAACAAGGCAAACCGCTGGTATTGATCGCTGAAGATATCGAAGGCGAAGCACTGGCTATGCTGGTTGTGAACAAATTGCGTGGTACATTCAATGCTGTAGCTGTTAAAGCTCCAGGATTCGGTGACCGTCGTAAAGCAATGCTGCAAGATATCGCTGCCCTCACTGGTGGCCAATTGATCACGGAAGAACTGGGTCTCGACCTGAAATCCGCTGTTGTGGAACAACTGGGTACAGCTCGCCAAATCCGTGTAACCAAAGAAAACACAATCATCGTTGACGGTGCTGGTAACAAATCCGATATCGATGCACGTGTTAGCCAAATCCGTACACAACTGGAAGAAACAACTTCCGAGTTCGACAAAGAGAAACTGCAAGAGCGTCTGGCTAAATTGTCCGGCGGTGTAGCAGTAATCAAAGTCGGTGCGGCTACTGAAACAGAATTGAAAGAACGCAAACTTCGCATCGAAGATGCCCTGAACGCAACTCGCGCTGCGGTTGAAGAAGGTATCGTATCCGGTGGTGGTACAGCGCTCATGAACGTATACAACGCGGTTGCAGGCGTAGCCCTGTCCGGTGACGAGCAAACAGGCGTAAACATCGTCCTGCGCGCTTTGGAAGCACCAATCCGTACAATCGCAGCTAACGCTGGCGAAGAAGGTTCCGTAATCGTGGAACGTCTGAAAAAAGAACAAACTGGCGTAGGCTTCAACGCTGCGACTGGCGAGTGGGTTAACATGATCGAAGCAGGTATCGTTGACCCTGCAAAAGTAACTCGTTATGCATTGCAAAACGCTGCTTCCGTAGCAGCAATGTTCCTGACCACTGAAGCGGTTATCGCTGACAAACCAGAACCAGCAGGTGCTGGCGGCGGAATGCCTGACATGGGCGGTATGGGTGGAATGGGCGGCATGATGTAA
- a CDS encoding molybdenum cofactor biosynthesis protein B, producing MVWRTAILTASDKGARGEREDTSAQVIRELVEEELGGQIVEYRIVPDEPDEIIAALIEMTDYFHADLVLTTGGTELAIRDITPEATRRVIEREVPGMAEAMRYSVMSKNRSAMLFRGVCGIRGRTLIVNLPGTPKGVHEHLAAIMDQLPEALLMVTGQFKQ from the coding sequence ATGGTGTGGAGAACAGCAATCCTGACAGCCAGTGACAAAGGAGCCCGCGGTGAACGTGAGGATACGAGTGCACAAGTCATTCGGGAGCTGGTGGAAGAAGAGCTGGGTGGTCAAATCGTGGAGTACCGTATCGTTCCGGATGAACCCGATGAGATTATTGCGGCTTTGATTGAGATGACGGATTATTTTCACGCCGATCTGGTGCTGACGACCGGTGGCACGGAGCTGGCCATTCGTGATATTACTCCGGAAGCGACCCGGCGCGTAATTGAACGGGAAGTTCCCGGAATGGCAGAGGCCATGCGGTACAGTGTAATGAGCAAAAACCGTTCTGCAATGCTGTTCCGTGGGGTATGTGGCATTCGTGGACGCACGCTGATTGTCAATCTCCCAGGTACACCAAAGGGTGTACACGAACATCTGGCTGCCATTATGGATCAGCTTCCAGAAGCGCTGCTGATGGTTACGGGTCAGTTCAAGCAATAA
- the tatC gene encoding twin-arginine translocase subunit TatC — protein sequence MTQQMEEMSITEHLSELRKRLIYVLSIFVLGLIAGFFVADPVYQYLTKSESAKGFVLHAFSFWDGIGIYMKIAGLFSLIITLPFTVYQIWKFVSPGLKPRERKATLKYVPYVFLLFLIGMAFSYYVIFPMALAFTTAITEKMGLVETYGMKQYFSFLFGIVLPVSLLFELPLLIMFLTGLRILNPIRLRKMRRVAYFVLIFIAVVITPPDFISDLLVMIPLLLLYEISVLLSAIVYRKQLAADEEIESRYVRAEDKKHVG from the coding sequence ATGACGCAGCAAATGGAAGAAATGTCGATTACGGAACATCTGAGTGAGCTGCGAAAGCGGCTAATCTACGTATTAAGTATTTTTGTGCTGGGACTGATTGCAGGATTTTTTGTGGCGGACCCGGTATACCAATATCTGACCAAGTCAGAGTCGGCCAAAGGTTTTGTATTGCATGCCTTCTCGTTCTGGGACGGGATTGGCATTTACATGAAGATTGCCGGTTTGTTTTCACTTATCATTACGTTGCCGTTTACGGTGTATCAGATCTGGAAGTTTGTTAGTCCGGGACTAAAACCACGCGAACGAAAAGCAACGCTGAAGTATGTGCCCTATGTATTTCTGTTATTTCTTATAGGAATGGCTTTTTCGTATTATGTTATATTTCCGATGGCACTCGCCTTCACTACAGCGATTACGGAGAAGATGGGGCTTGTGGAGACCTACGGGATGAAACAGTATTTCAGCTTCCTGTTTGGCATTGTGCTGCCTGTGTCCCTGTTATTCGAACTTCCTTTACTTATTATGTTTCTGACAGGACTGCGGATTCTGAATCCGATTCGCCTTCGTAAGATGCGCAGAGTTGCTTATTTTGTCCTGATCTTCATTGCAGTGGTGATTACACCTCCAGACTTCATATCTGATCTGCTGGTGATGATTCCCTTGCTCCTGTTATATGAGATCAGTGTGTTATTATCCGCAATCGTATACCGCAAGCAGCTTGCGGCCGATGAAGAGATCGAATCCCGCTACGTTCGTGCCGAGGATAAGAAACATGTGGGTTAG